The Anaerobranca gottschalkii DSM 13577 genome segment ACCTTTCCTTCAATTCTTTTTCCTTATTTTCTAGCTCTTCTTTTAACTGGTTAAAATTAAATTCACCGGATTGTATTTCTAATTCCCCAATTCCTTCAAACTCGATCTTTAAGTAACCTTCAGCAGTTATTTCTTGTTCAATTCTGTATTGTTCTTTGTTATCAAAATCTTTTGTTACCCAAACAGGAACAGTACTTTTTAAAATTTTACTCCTCATTTTTCCCGCCTTAATAGCGGTTCTGATTTTTTCTATACTGTTTCTTAATCTTTCTAAACTTTGTATGTCTTGATTAGTAATTTTAGGAATTAAACTTAAGTCCCCTTCCTTTTTCTTTAATTCACTTAAACTCTCTTTTATTTTATTTACTTTACTAGAAAGATTTTCCTTTTCTTTAATCTTCCGGGCATTTTCTAATTCTTCTTTAAGACCTTTTAACTCCTCTTCAACTTTTTCTTTTTCCTTTAAAGCATTTTTATGTTTTTCCTCGATTTTGGGCCAGTTATAATTTATTTCCCTTAACTCTTTTTCTACACTAGTTAACATCTTAATTTGAGGTTGAATTTGCGCCCTTTTACTTACATCTAACTCTACTTTACTGTATTCTTTTAGTTTTTCTAATATTTCACCCTTTTGTTCCTCTAATGCTTTTAACCTTCCATTTAATTCTGCCAGCTTTTTTTCAAGTTCAGTTGAATTTTTTAATTCTATCTTTTTATCTTCTAATTGATAATATTTTTCTAAAATACTGTTTTTAGGAATTCTCTTTGGCCTATTAATACTTTCAGGACGATCTATATTAGGATTCCATTTATCGTAAAGTTCATTGTATTCCCTTTCTATTGCCCCTTTTAATTTATCAACAGAAATGCCATCTAATTCCATGACCACTTTTCGTAAAAATGTACTTACATCTTCTACTACATCTTGATCATTTAAGATTAAATCAATTGCCCTTTTCAAATCTCCTTGTTTTGAGAAAATAATGTTTTTGTAAGTTTTTTCACCAAAACTTAAGATTTTGCTTAATTCTAGTTGAATATTGTTTTCATCAAGGATTTCGCTACCATCGGGTAATTCCATTCTACACTCTGGTTGAACTCCCCACCTTTTCCTAATTGTATATTCTCTATTTTCTTTGTAAAAAGAAAGATGTCCATCAAAAAAATCCCCTGAAGGAATAGGTTTAAATCTTTTAATAAAATTTTTATCTTCATTGTTATTATTTCTAAGTTTATGTCCTTTAAATAAAGTGGCATATATTCCTTCCACAACTGTACTTTTACCTGCTTCATTAGGCCCTAAAATCACATTAAGGCCTTCTTTTAGTTCTACCTTTAAACCTTTAAGTCCACCAAATTGGGAACAGGAATATTTTTTAATTTTCATATTTACACCCCCTGATCAATTCATAGGCCAATTGTAATGCATCTTCATCTTCTTCTAAAAGGGTTTTTAACATTTTATAGGGAAAAGAGTTTTCACTAAATTCCCTTTGAATATCTTCCTCTGTTATTTTCAAATTTAGATGATTTTGTATATCTAAATAAAATAGTTTTTCTTCTATTTCTTTTAAATCATCTAAAAGCTTATCGGAAAGTTCTTTATCTACTCTACCCTTTAAAGTTAACCTAACAACCTTCTTTTCAGGCTTATTTTCTAAAAGTTCTCTTTTCAAATTATCTAAATCAAAATCTGAGCAAATTGTCCATTCTAAGTCATAAAATCTATAAATCCCTGTTTCAATGGATTTTCCAGTTATTTTTCTATCTTCATCTATTGTAATTAGCCAAGCATATCCCGGATGCCTACAATCTAAACCATCGGGTTCAGGGGTACCGGCATTAAAGATTTTCCGATCCTTTACTTCTTTTTCCCCTGGATAAGGAATATGGGTATGTCCTAGTAACCAAAGATC includes the following:
- a CDS encoding AAA family ATPase — encoded protein: MKIKKYSCSQFGGLKGLKVELKEGLNVILGPNEAGKSTVVEGIYATLFKGHKLRNNNNEDKNFIKRFKPIPSGDFFDGHLSFYKENREYTIRKRWGVQPECRMELPDGSEILDENNIQLELSKILSFGEKTYKNIIFSKQGDLKRAIDLILNDQDVVEDVSTFLRKVVMELDGISVDKLKGAIEREYNELYDKWNPNIDRPESINRPKRIPKNSILEKYYQLEDKKIELKNSTELEKKLAELNGRLKALEEQKGEILEKLKEYSKVELDVSKRAQIQPQIKMLTSVEKELREINYNWPKIEEKHKNALKEKEKVEEELKGLKEELENARKIKEKENLSSKVNKIKESLSELKKKEGDLSLIPKITNQDIQSLERLRNSIEKIRTAIKAGKMRSKILKSTVPVWVTKDFDNKEQYRIEQEITAEGYLKIEFEGIGELEIQSGEFNFNQLKEELENKEKELKERLEELRITTIEEGKVNKERIDNLNRDIERIKTSIDILLNGESLESLEEKLKSMEMIQLNKGEGEIERELEEKGKRLRELEIELGTLKSKLEEWIKEYKSPEKILDLLVEKKAEIKSLEEQLKVLAPLPPEFVDTDQFFASLGQLRKKERDIEEQLKTLEKDYYKLEMELPDVSSEEIAEEVKNLEKELQILKDRGRKIQIIKKVFEEKLAEMDRDSFKPLENSFKKYLAFLTDNRYQVTEIKDNLHVEIKKEEVPMPIELLSTGTKDSVALALRLAIIEVLYGENPGIIVLDDCLVDLDPNRKEKGIKLIQEFAKNNQVIFTTCNPQTAEELGGNLIKILPIEN